From the Cystobacter ferrugineus genome, the window GCCGTTCGATCCGCGCGGCCATCTCGTTGAAGGCCGAGGCCAGGAGCTGCATCTCCCCGGTGGCGTGGCGGCCCAGGTCCACCCGCGTCTCCAGCCGGCCCTCGCCCAGTTGCTGCACGGCGCGCGCGAGCGAGTCGAGCGGCCGGGCCAGCCGCCGGGCCACCCAGCCCGAGGCCATCCACATCGTGAGTCCGCTCACGGCCCAGAACAGGGTGCCGCGCCAGGGGGCACGGGTCCGGGCGCGTCCGGTGCAGACGTGGGCGGTGCCCAGCCGCACGCCGTCGTGCTCCACCGGGAGGATGACGTTCGCGGGCTCGCGACACGGCTCTCCGGCACGCACCAGGCTCTTCCCCGAGGCGTCGCGCAGTTCGATGTCGAGCAGCAGCTCCGTGGACACCTCGCGCACGAGGGCGTCGCGCCGCTCGGGCTCGTCCCAGACATCCGCGAGCCGGTGGATGGCGAAGGTGCGCACGCGCTCGAGTTCCTGGCGCCAGGAGTTCCCCCCCACCAGGTTCATCACCGAGCCGACCACGACGGCGGTGACGAGGATGGAGATGCCGAACCAGAGGAAGAGCCGCCGGCGCAGCCGGGCCCGGACATAGTCGCCGAGCCGGGTCATCGGGCGGGGGGGCCACGCGCCGTGTCGTCCCCTCGGCCCGTGCCCGCGCCGTCTCACGGGCCCTCCCGGGCGAAGAGGTAGCCCACGCCCCGGACGGTCTTGATGAGCTTCGCGCCGTCCTCGCCCAGCTTCTGACGCAGGTGGGAGATGTGCACGTCCACGGTGCGCTCACCCACGAGGGTGTCGCTGCGGCCGGCCTCGCCGAGCAGCGCGTCACGGGGGATGACGCGGCCGGCGCGCCGCACGAGCGCCACGAGCAGATCGAACTCGAGCCCGGTGAGCTCCACGCGCCGGCCATTGACGCGGGCCTCGCGGGCGGGGACGTCGAGGGTGACGCCGTGGGCCTCGAGCTTCTCGGCCATGGCGGAGGGCTGGGCGCGGCGCAGCACGGCGCGCAGGCGCGCGAGCAGCTCACGGGGACTGAAGGGCTTGGCGAGGTAGTCGTCCGCGCCGAGCTCCAGGCCCACGACGCGGTCCGTCTCGTCGCCGCGCGCGGTGAGCATGAGGATGGGCACGGTGCTGCGCGAGCGGATGCGCCGGCACACCTCGAGTCCATCCATGCCCGGCATCATCACGTCCAGCAGCACGGCGTCGAAGGCCTGGGAGTCCAGGGCGGCCAGGCCGCGTCCTCCGTCGGGGGCATGGGTCACCTTGATGCCTTGTTGCCCGAGGTACTGCTCGAGCAGTTCATACATCCGGGTGTCATCGTCGATGAGCAGGACGCGGGTGGACATGGGCGGGGCGGACTCTACCAAGGCTTCACCCCGCCCAGGCGCCGCGCCAACCGCAGCGGCCGGCCCGGAAGGCGTGGGCGCGGGGGTGGCGGTGGTGGGAGTAGCCCCAGCCGCGCTCGATCAGGTCCGCCAGCTCGCGCCGCTGGCGCGGATCGAGCGCCTCGTGGACCTTCGCGAGCGACGCGTGGATCGTCTTGCGCAGCTCGTCGATGAGCGCGTCCTGCTTCGCGTCCTGTTCGCGCAGGGCGGCCCCATCGAAGTGCTCTCCGCGCAGCGACTGGGCCCAGGCGGAGCGGGTGTCGCCCCAGAGGCCGCGCAGCTTCTCGGCGGCCTCGGTCACGTCCTCGGCGGCCTGGACGAGGATCTTCTCCTGGCCGGGGGAGGTGTCGAGCCGCTCGAAGACGTGGCGCATGCGGCCGCGCGGGCTCCAGGGGCCGGGGCCGCCGCGCCAGGAGGCGTAGCGCCGGGCGCGGCGCACGGTGAAGAGGGCACCCGCGAGGCAGACCGCTCCAAAGATGTATCCGAACATCGTGTTGCTCCTTCCATGGGCGACCGGCCTGTCAGGGGCTCGGCGCCATCGGTCAGTCAGGAAGGTAGGAGGCGGATGTGAAGCGCTCACCCGGGGAGCG encodes:
- a CDS encoding response regulator transcription factor, whose amino-acid sequence is MSTRVLLIDDDTRMYELLEQYLGQQGIKVTHAPDGGRGLAALDSQAFDAVLLDVMMPGMDGLEVCRRIRSRSTVPILMLTARGDETDRVVGLELGADDYLAKPFSPRELLARLRAVLRRAQPSAMAEKLEAHGVTLDVPAREARVNGRRVELTGLEFDLLVALVRRAGRVIPRDALLGEAGRSDTLVGERTVDVHISHLRQKLGEDGAKLIKTVRGVGYLFAREGP
- a CDS encoding Spy/CpxP family protein refolding chaperone, which produces MFGYIFGAVCLAGALFTVRRARRYASWRGGPGPWSPRGRMRHVFERLDTSPGQEKILVQAAEDVTEAAEKLRGLWGDTRSAWAQSLRGEHFDGAALREQDAKQDALIDELRKTIHASLAKVHEALDPRQRRELADLIERGWGYSHHRHPRAHAFRAGRCGWRGAWAG